In the Posidoniimonas corsicana genome, one interval contains:
- a CDS encoding acyl-CoA thioesterase has protein sequence MPEVFRTQRFVEFSDTDMAGIAHFSAFFRYMESAEHALLRSLGLSVFQRLGDDDALSFPRVNVQCDYQAPVRCEDELDVAVSIERLGTKSVTYRFDISRGDTPAATGRMTSVCCRIEPGQTPVATPIPDEIADRLRPFVADE, from the coding sequence ATGCCCGAAGTCTTTCGCACGCAGCGGTTCGTCGAGTTCTCCGACACCGACATGGCGGGCATCGCCCACTTCTCGGCGTTCTTCAGGTACATGGAGTCGGCCGAGCACGCCCTGCTGAGAAGCCTGGGCCTAAGCGTCTTCCAGCGGCTCGGCGACGACGATGCCCTGAGCTTCCCCCGGGTCAACGTCCAGTGCGACTACCAGGCGCCGGTGCGTTGCGAGGACGAGCTCGACGTCGCGGTGTCCATCGAACGCCTAGGCACGAAGAGCGTGACCTACCGGTTCGACATCTCTCGTGGCGACACGCCGGCCGCCACCGGACGGATGACAAGCGTCTGCTGCCGCATCGAGCCGGGGCAGACGCCCGTCGCCACACCGATACCCGACGAGATTGCCGACCGCCTGCGGCCGTTTGTCGCTGACGAGTAG
- the rpsR gene encoding 30S ribosomal protein S18 yields MAFGKKRRSSGPNNKRRSKVKTPKKDPLFIDGVKPKPMYVDYKDLELLSKLTNRHGRIVSRRKSGCHAASQNAVARAIKRARFMALMPYVGD; encoded by the coding sequence ATGGCGTTTGGCAAGAAGCGGCGTAGCAGCGGCCCCAACAACAAGCGGCGTTCCAAGGTTAAGACACCGAAGAAGGACCCCTTGTTCATCGATGGCGTCAAGCCGAAGCCGATGTACGTCGACTACAAGGACCTGGAGCTCCTCTCCAAGTTGACCAACCGTCACGGCCGTATTGTCAGCCGCCGCAAGAGCGGCTGCCACGCCGCCAGCCAGAACGCGGTTGCCCGGGCGATCAAGCGGGCACGCTTCATGGCCCTGATGCCTTACGTGGGCGACTGA
- a CDS encoding ABC1 kinase family protein — MKITTIPQLYRNANRWREIVAVLSKYQLAGWLGRFDLPIAANLLTDADGGKIANLDQEARVRRALEELGPTFIKLGQVLSTRPDLVGGKLANELAQLQSSAPADKPEWVRSVIETDLGAPLEELFAEFELKPVASASIGQVHRARLADGRLVAVKVRHERIEERARVDTDILLGLASLAERAPELQNYRPSAVAAEFQRTLLRELDFSHERRRLDQFGGFFEKSECVSVPKPVDQLCSARVLTADWIEGHKVSDAALQNGGADLELVARRGAEAFVKMVFEHGVYHADPHPGNLIVLPGDRVGLIDFGMVGRLSDPLREDLEDMISAIMNNDAQMLTAVVTKVGSTPMDLDEAALAMDVADFVDHYASQPINGLDLSGALHELIGIIRRYQIVLPASMAMLLKLIIMLEGTSRKLSPDFSLLEVLAPQRRKMLMRRYSPARHARKLQRLFFETEALAETLPRRIGNILEQVQSGKFDVHLDHRGLEPSVNRLVLGMMTSALFLGSSLMVSHKVLPINFWPLAGTSAPGLAGCVLAAMLGLRLLRAISKSGRLERRK, encoded by the coding sequence ATGAAGATCACGACCATCCCACAGCTGTACCGCAACGCCAATCGCTGGCGCGAGATCGTGGCGGTGCTGAGCAAGTACCAGCTGGCCGGGTGGCTCGGCCGGTTCGACCTGCCGATCGCCGCAAACCTGCTGACCGACGCCGACGGCGGCAAGATTGCGAACCTGGATCAAGAGGCCCGCGTCCGCCGTGCGTTGGAGGAGCTGGGCCCCACGTTCATCAAGCTGGGGCAGGTGCTCAGCACCCGGCCGGACCTGGTGGGCGGCAAGCTGGCCAACGAGCTTGCGCAGCTGCAGAGCAGCGCGCCGGCCGACAAGCCGGAGTGGGTCCGCTCAGTGATTGAGACCGACCTGGGCGCGCCGCTGGAGGAGCTGTTCGCCGAGTTCGAGCTGAAGCCGGTGGCCTCGGCGTCAATCGGCCAAGTGCACCGCGCGCGGCTGGCGGACGGTCGGCTGGTCGCGGTGAAGGTGCGGCACGAGCGGATCGAGGAGCGGGCCCGCGTCGACACGGACATCCTGCTGGGCCTGGCGTCGCTGGCGGAGCGGGCGCCGGAGCTGCAGAACTACCGGCCCAGCGCGGTGGCGGCCGAGTTCCAGCGGACCCTGCTCCGCGAGCTGGACTTCTCGCACGAGCGGAGGCGGCTCGACCAGTTCGGCGGGTTCTTCGAGAAGTCGGAGTGCGTGTCGGTGCCGAAGCCGGTGGACCAGCTCTGCTCGGCGCGGGTGCTGACGGCCGACTGGATCGAGGGCCACAAGGTCAGCGACGCGGCGCTCCAGAACGGCGGCGCCGACCTGGAGCTGGTGGCCCGCCGCGGCGCCGAGGCGTTCGTCAAGATGGTGTTCGAGCACGGCGTTTACCACGCCGACCCCCACCCGGGCAACCTGATCGTGCTGCCGGGCGACCGGGTCGGGCTGATCGACTTCGGCATGGTCGGGCGGTTGAGCGACCCGCTGCGAGAGGACCTGGAGGACATGATCTCGGCGATCATGAACAACGACGCGCAGATGCTGACCGCCGTGGTCACCAAGGTCGGCTCGACGCCGATGGACCTGGACGAGGCGGCGCTGGCGATGGACGTCGCGGACTTTGTGGACCACTACGCCAGCCAGCCGATCAACGGGCTGGACCTGAGCGGGGCTTTGCACGAGCTGATCGGCATCATCCGGCGGTACCAGATCGTGCTGCCGGCCTCGATGGCGATGCTGCTGAAGCTGATCATCATGCTGGAGGGGACGTCGAGGAAGCTGTCGCCGGACTTCTCGCTGCTGGAGGTGCTTGCGCCGCAGCGGCGGAAGATGCTGATGCGGCGTTACTCGCCGGCCCGACACGCGCGCAAGCTGCAGCGGCTGTTCTTCGAGACCGAGGCCCTGGCCGAAACCCTGCCGCGGCGGATCGGCAACATCCTGGAGCAGGTCCAGTCCGGCAAGTTCGACGTGCACCTGGACCACCGCGGGCTGGAGCCGTCGGTCAACCGGCTGGTGCTGGGCATGATGACCAGCGCGCTGTTCCTGGGCTCCTCGCTGATGGTCAGCCACAAGGTGCTGCCGATCAACTTCTGGCCACTGGCCGGGACCTCGGCGCCCGGGCTGGCCGGCTGCGTGCTGGCGGCCATGCTGGGGCTGCGGCTGCTGAGGGCGATCAGCAAGTCGGGCCGACTGGAGCGTCGGAAGTAG
- a CDS encoding PAS domain S-box protein: MPQRSTASDASPTPRHQPATPPNGPRADPPVPPHGEGNHFGGPQASAADLRIAVDMSPAPCCWLGRNGAILHCNSLATDLLGAVPPPGTLIQSFGVPWERIGSDGSGTAEVAEMPATLRDAAGVKRQVQLSVRAIENGDFLCALTELPSTESCSAGGALNAEDERDRLRTVLENVASGVVVMDFNGVVRGAYSVRCGGQETPLTPGVNIRQVRDQFHVELPSGEPLPFEQWPYMKMMRGEEVNDVLLYVQPRGKPHGGWFRYNGRKVHDEHGGEDLFVMTVRDESDQQNALAALRESEGRFRQIFDNTAVGLTMIDSATGQFLAANGRVAEMLGYSPKELLGKTFADVTHPDDREADAARFKAAIADGKLQYGMEKRYQRKDGSTMCALLEVVVRREDEDLPRRSYGIILDITARKQAEERLRESEERFRAIFENAAVGVTVVEAISRRFMEVNRCFADMLGYTRDEMLRLTVDDITHPEDIEKYPRGLAAAVEQGGREFVAEKRHLCKDGSVKWVSVDVAVQRDYRGRPTHSIGIVRDITATKTADRKLRESETRFRRLADSIPEIVWVSEADGRLRYRNRRSEELFQTFLQDSQDPRVAKIIHPLDVARRNKAWARSLRTGEDYECELRVADPDGANFRWMLSRAVAARDDSGQIEGWYGTATDIHDLKVAEQALQQERERFMTIAQASPGVLNTLHIDPGGRLSFPYASAGIVDLTGIPSSALEADASHLLDAVHPDDLAGLLQTVQQAAAGRDGWCHQFRIRCPDRGEVWLEGRYAHGAVMNGAVTQHGVLTDVTDSRRLADHIRDTQKMEAIGRLAGGVAHDFNNLLAVILGEAELQLETERLDDSTREALSVIAEAAGKGATLTRQLLTFSRRRAETSLSLDLSEQIQALWKLAARLVGKGVQCDNALSESALPVRAAPGQLEQALFNLLINARDAMSGEGTITIGTRLVDQECVAGRSETGPWAELFVRDHGPGIPEEVRQRMFEPFFTTKEVGKGTGLGLAVVHGIAEQCGGAILAESPPEGGATFRLLLPLCPPDADPADGRTGG; the protein is encoded by the coding sequence ATGCCGCAGCGCAGCACCGCCTCGGACGCCAGCCCGACGCCACGCCACCAGCCGGCTACGCCCCCGAACGGTCCGCGGGCCGATCCCCCGGTCCCCCCCCACGGCGAAGGCAATCACTTTGGCGGGCCGCAGGCCTCGGCCGCCGACCTGAGAATCGCCGTCGATATGTCGCCGGCGCCGTGCTGCTGGCTGGGCCGGAATGGGGCGATCCTCCACTGCAACAGCCTGGCTACCGACCTGCTCGGCGCGGTTCCGCCGCCCGGCACGCTGATCCAGTCCTTCGGTGTTCCGTGGGAGCGGATTGGCTCTGATGGCAGCGGGACCGCGGAAGTAGCAGAAATGCCCGCCACACTTCGTGATGCCGCGGGCGTCAAACGTCAGGTTCAGCTAAGCGTCCGTGCGATCGAGAATGGCGACTTCTTGTGCGCCCTGACCGAGCTACCTTCCACCGAAAGCTGTAGCGCCGGCGGCGCCCTCAATGCTGAGGACGAGCGGGATCGACTTCGCACGGTGCTGGAGAACGTCGCTTCCGGAGTGGTGGTGATGGACTTCAACGGCGTCGTTCGCGGCGCCTACTCCGTTCGCTGCGGCGGACAGGAAACGCCGCTAACGCCGGGGGTCAACATCCGCCAAGTCCGCGACCAGTTTCACGTGGAGCTGCCCAGCGGCGAACCGTTGCCGTTCGAACAGTGGCCCTACATGAAGATGATGCGTGGCGAGGAGGTCAATGACGTCCTGCTCTACGTCCAACCTCGCGGCAAGCCACACGGCGGTTGGTTCCGGTACAACGGGCGGAAGGTTCACGACGAGCACGGCGGCGAAGACCTGTTCGTCATGACGGTGCGCGACGAATCCGATCAGCAGAACGCACTCGCCGCCCTCCGTGAGAGCGAGGGACGCTTCCGACAGATCTTCGACAACACGGCGGTCGGACTCACGATGATCGACTCGGCCACCGGGCAGTTCCTCGCCGCGAATGGCCGCGTGGCCGAGATGCTCGGCTACTCGCCAAAGGAGCTGCTCGGGAAGACCTTCGCCGACGTCACGCACCCCGACGACCGCGAGGCCGACGCCGCTAGGTTCAAGGCGGCGATCGCGGATGGCAAACTTCAGTACGGCATGGAGAAGCGCTATCAACGCAAAGACGGCTCGACCATGTGCGCGTTGCTGGAGGTCGTGGTGCGTCGGGAAGACGAGGACCTCCCGCGCCGCTCCTACGGAATCATCCTCGACATCACCGCCCGCAAGCAGGCGGAGGAGCGGCTACGGGAGAGCGAAGAACGCTTCCGTGCGATCTTCGAGAACGCGGCGGTCGGGGTGACAGTTGTCGAAGCGATCAGCCGCCGTTTCATGGAGGTTAACCGGTGCTTTGCAGACATGCTGGGCTACACCCGAGACGAGATGCTCCGCCTGACCGTCGACGACATTACCCACCCCGAGGACATTGAGAAGTACCCCAGGGGCCTGGCGGCGGCCGTTGAGCAGGGCGGCCGCGAATTTGTGGCCGAGAAGCGACACCTCTGCAAGGACGGCTCGGTCAAGTGGGTCAGCGTCGACGTGGCGGTCCAGCGTGACTACCGGGGCCGGCCCACCCACTCGATCGGGATCGTACGGGACATCACCGCGACAAAGACCGCCGACCGCAAACTACGCGAGAGCGAGACGCGGTTCCGCCGGCTGGCCGACTCGATCCCCGAAATCGTCTGGGTGTCCGAAGCCGACGGGCGGCTGCGGTACCGCAACCGCCGCAGCGAGGAGCTCTTCCAAACTTTCCTGCAAGACAGCCAAGATCCTCGGGTCGCAAAGATCATCCACCCGCTTGATGTAGCACGCCGCAACAAGGCCTGGGCGCGGAGCCTGAGAACGGGCGAGGACTACGAGTGCGAGCTGCGGGTGGCTGATCCGGACGGCGCCAACTTCCGTTGGATGCTCTCCCGGGCGGTCGCGGCGCGGGACGACTCGGGGCAGATCGAGGGTTGGTACGGAACGGCGACCGACATCCACGACCTGAAGGTGGCCGAGCAGGCGTTGCAGCAGGAACGCGAACGCTTCATGACCATCGCCCAAGCGTCACCGGGCGTGCTCAACACGCTCCACATCGACCCCGGTGGGCGCCTCTCCTTCCCCTACGCCAGCGCCGGAATCGTCGACCTGACCGGAATCCCCTCCTCCGCGTTGGAAGCGGACGCCTCGCACCTGCTCGACGCCGTCCACCCCGACGATCTCGCCGGGCTGCTCCAGACGGTACAGCAGGCGGCCGCGGGCCGGGACGGCTGGTGCCACCAGTTCCGGATCCGCTGCCCCGATCGCGGTGAGGTCTGGCTCGAGGGTCGCTACGCCCACGGGGCGGTCATGAACGGCGCAGTCACCCAACACGGGGTGCTGACCGACGTAACCGACTCCCGCCGTCTGGCGGATCACATCCGCGACACGCAGAAGATGGAAGCGATCGGCCGGCTGGCCGGCGGAGTCGCCCACGACTTCAACAACCTGCTCGCTGTGATCCTCGGCGAAGCAGAGCTGCAGCTCGAAACGGAGCGGCTCGACGACTCGACCCGCGAAGCCTTGAGCGTGATCGCCGAAGCAGCCGGAAAGGGCGCCACCCTCACACGACAACTCCTGACGTTCAGTCGCCGCCGGGCCGAGACCTCCCTGTCGCTCGACCTTAGTGAGCAGATCCAGGCGCTCTGGAAGCTGGCGGCTCGACTTGTCGGCAAGGGGGTCCAGTGCGACAACGCCCTCTCCGAATCTGCGCTCCCCGTGCGCGCGGCGCCGGGCCAGCTCGAGCAGGCTCTGTTCAACCTGTTGATCAACGCCCGTGACGCCATGAGCGGCGAAGGGACGATTACGATCGGGACGCGGCTCGTTGACCAAGAATGCGTCGCGGGGAGATCGGAGACCGGCCCTTGGGCTGAATTGTTCGTCCGCGACCATGGCCCCGGCATCCCAGAAGAAGTTCGTCAGCGGATGTTCGAACCGTTCTTCACCACCAAGGAGGTCGGCAAGGGGACCGGGCTCGGCCTGGCGGTCGTGCACGGCATCGCCGAGCAGTGTGGCGGCGCCATCCTGGCCGAGTCGCCTCCCGAGGGGGGAGCGACCTTCCGGCTCCTGCTCCCACTCTGCCCGCCAGACGCGGACCCAGCGGACGGGCGAACCGGCGGGTAG
- a CDS encoding DUF3592 domain-containing protein, whose protein sequence is MLQQRWCLCACFFLLLAGASAVAVGWGLSGVMGRLQANGVEATGRVTRLTTFTSSSGKSHNTHYRVFLDVGHGGRTYQLFDDVTEQSWRSLSRGARVTVVFVPDSSGLCHIGDMADIELVDRAAHGTLLGGLAAMALGAVWLACSLPALRDWLSSFGLPATSRSAIGADSGA, encoded by the coding sequence ATGCTGCAGCAACGCTGGTGTCTGTGCGCGTGTTTCTTCCTGCTGCTGGCCGGCGCGTCGGCGGTCGCGGTCGGCTGGGGCCTCAGTGGCGTCATGGGACGTTTGCAGGCCAACGGCGTCGAGGCGACCGGCAGGGTTACCCGACTGACGACCTTCACGTCCAGCTCTGGCAAGAGCCACAATACGCACTACCGCGTGTTCCTGGATGTCGGCCACGGCGGCCGCACCTACCAGCTCTTCGACGACGTCACCGAGCAGAGCTGGCGGTCGCTCTCCCGGGGCGCCCGCGTGACGGTGGTCTTTGTCCCCGACAGCAGCGGTCTATGCCACATCGGCGACATGGCCGACATCGAGCTGGTCGACCGCGCCGCGCACGGGACCCTCCTCGGCGGCCTCGCCGCAATGGCCCTCGGCGCCGTGTGGCTCGCCTGCAGCCTGCCCGCCCTCCGCGACTGGCTGAGCAGCTTCGGACTGCCGGCAACCAGCCGCTCGGCTATCGGTGCGGACTCAGGGGCGTAG
- a CDS encoding pectate lyase family protein has translation MLVRRNDARVAVCLAACLWWAAGAQAAPRLVQADGFATQNGGVTGGGDAKSVTVATPDELRAAIAGDEPAVIVVQGQLDAGGVRVGSNKTLLGADSKSGLSGGTVRVDGRNCIFQNLVFGPARGDVFEVSGGQNVFITRCEFFGSSDELCSIVRGADFVTVSWCKFHFPDPDSHSFPHLIGNSDSRTSDRGKLRVTMHHNWYDAGCRSRMPRVRFGRVHLYNNYYACHGNNYCIGTGVESRIRVERSVFDDVNRPWNDMGGMDRKAEIGWRDLEFIGCQQPTYAPNRWPVFETPYDYQPDELADVKTLVTDERHGAGNKPPRP, from the coding sequence ATGCTTGTTCGGCGGAATGACGCGCGGGTCGCGGTGTGCTTGGCGGCGTGCCTCTGGTGGGCGGCGGGAGCGCAGGCGGCGCCGCGGCTTGTCCAGGCGGACGGCTTCGCCACGCAGAACGGCGGGGTCACCGGCGGTGGGGACGCCAAGTCGGTGACCGTCGCGACGCCCGATGAACTGCGGGCCGCGATTGCCGGCGACGAGCCGGCCGTGATTGTCGTGCAGGGCCAGCTGGACGCTGGGGGCGTGCGGGTGGGGTCGAACAAGACGCTGCTGGGCGCCGACTCCAAGTCCGGCTTGTCCGGCGGGACCGTCCGCGTCGACGGCCGGAACTGTATCTTTCAGAACCTGGTCTTCGGGCCGGCCCGCGGGGACGTCTTCGAGGTTTCCGGCGGGCAGAACGTTTTCATCACGCGGTGCGAGTTCTTCGGCAGCAGCGACGAGCTCTGCTCGATTGTCCGCGGCGCCGACTTCGTGACGGTATCGTGGTGCAAGTTCCACTTCCCCGACCCCGACTCGCACTCCTTCCCACACCTGATCGGTAACAGCGACAGCCGCACCTCGGACCGGGGCAAGCTGCGGGTCACGATGCACCACAATTGGTATGACGCCGGCTGCCGGTCGCGGATGCCGCGGGTCCGGTTCGGCCGGGTGCACCTGTACAACAACTACTACGCCTGCCACGGCAACAACTACTGCATCGGCACGGGCGTCGAGAGCCGCATCCGCGTGGAGCGGAGCGTGTTCGACGACGTCAACCGCCCGTGGAACGACATGGGCGGCATGGACCGCAAGGCCGAGATCGGTTGGCGCGACCTGGAGTTTATCGGATGCCAGCAGCCGACCTACGCGCCCAACCGCTGGCCGGTGTTCGAAACGCCCTACGACTACCAGCCAGACGAACTAGCCGACGTCAAGACGCTGGTGACCGACGAGCGTCACGGCGCCGGCAACAAGCCGCCGCGGCCCTAG
- a CDS encoding ComEA family DNA-binding protein — translation MPKPLLRRLDQLAIGVLTLLALVGMLAWLTVQHRSSDGLVDIEHATPLRRQFLVNVNQAGWPELAQLPGIGEVLARRIVASRDADGRFRTAQDLLRVNGIGPRKLAQMRRYLLPLAEDEWVAGK, via the coding sequence GTGCCCAAGCCCCTGCTCCGCCGACTCGACCAGCTGGCAATCGGCGTGCTCACGCTGCTCGCCCTGGTGGGGATGCTCGCCTGGCTGACCGTGCAGCACCGTAGCAGCGATGGCCTGGTGGACATCGAGCACGCCACGCCGCTGCGGCGGCAGTTCTTGGTAAACGTCAATCAGGCCGGCTGGCCCGAACTGGCCCAGCTGCCGGGTATCGGCGAGGTGCTGGCCCGCCGGATCGTCGCGTCCCGCGACGCGGATGGTCGGTTTCGCACTGCCCAGGACTTGTTGCGAGTAAACGGAATCGGTCCCCGGAAGCTCGCCCAGATGCGGCGTTACCTGCTGCCTCTTGCCGAAGACGAATGGGTCGCCGGGAAATAG
- the nadC gene encoding carboxylating nicotinate-nucleotide diphosphorylase: protein MPAEFATIEWDDATEQSARTLVRLALDEDLNQQRDLTSSCISSPESPAAAAFVAREEGVVAGLPVLRLVAEVAGTGVEVELLSTDGDPVRTGEAVARMSGPAIELLTCERTMLNFLCRLSGVASLTRRFVGEVAGTAARVYDTRKTTPGWRRLEKYAVNRGGGRNHRTGLFDAVLIKDNHLAHAAAAGLTPADAVQLARRQAPSGVVIEVEVDSLDQLAQVLPVGPDIVLLDNMSDAELRKAVAMREAASKEVVLEASGGVNLRTVAQIAASGVDRISVGALTHSAGSFDFGLDWAPSSDPGETR, encoded by the coding sequence TTGCCAGCTGAATTCGCCACGATTGAATGGGATGACGCCACCGAACAGTCGGCCCGGACGCTGGTCCGGCTGGCGCTGGATGAGGACCTCAACCAGCAACGCGACCTGACGTCTAGCTGTATCTCCTCGCCCGAAAGCCCGGCCGCCGCGGCGTTTGTCGCCCGAGAAGAGGGAGTGGTCGCCGGCCTCCCGGTTCTGCGACTGGTGGCCGAGGTTGCCGGCACGGGGGTGGAGGTGGAGCTGCTCTCGACGGACGGCGATCCCGTGCGCACGGGAGAAGCGGTCGCCCGGATGAGCGGCCCCGCGATCGAGCTGCTGACCTGTGAGCGGACGATGCTCAATTTCCTCTGCAGGCTGTCGGGAGTGGCCAGCCTGACGCGTCGTTTCGTTGGCGAGGTAGCCGGCACCGCCGCCCGGGTGTACGACACCCGAAAGACCACTCCCGGCTGGCGGCGGCTGGAGAAGTACGCCGTGAACCGCGGGGGGGGGCGGAACCATCGGACAGGCTTGTTTGACGCGGTGCTGATCAAGGACAACCATCTGGCCCACGCGGCTGCGGCGGGCCTGACCCCGGCGGACGCGGTTCAGCTGGCCAGGCGACAAGCCCCGTCAGGCGTCGTCATCGAGGTGGAAGTGGACTCGCTTGATCAGCTCGCCCAGGTCTTGCCGGTTGGGCCGGATATCGTGCTGTTGGACAACATGAGCGACGCCGAGCTCCGCAAGGCCGTCGCAATGCGAGAAGCCGCCTCCAAAGAAGTGGTCCTCGAAGCATCCGGCGGCGTGAACCTCCGCACGGTGGCCCAAATTGCCGCCTCAGGCGTGGACAGGATCAGCGTGGGGGCACTCACCCATTCCGCCGGTTCCTTCGATTTCGGGCTCGACTGGGCCCCCAGCAGCGACCCGGGCGAGACCCGCTGA
- the rpsU gene encoding 30S ribosomal protein S21 yields MVKLTLRERETAQEAVRRFRKLVERSGIKKEMRVREFYEKPSETKRRARLRAQRRSRRERMLTSR; encoded by the coding sequence GTGGTTAAGCTGACCCTTCGCGAACGAGAAACGGCCCAAGAGGCGGTCCGCCGCTTCCGCAAACTGGTGGAGCGTAGCGGCATCAAGAAAGAGATGCGCGTCCGCGAGTTCTACGAGAAGCCCAGCGAGACCAAGCGTCGCGCCCGCCTGCGTGCGCAGCGTCGTTCGCGTCGCGAGCGGATGCTGACCTCCCGCTAG
- a CDS encoding Lpg1974 family pore-forming outer membrane protein, which translates to MSKLLCARYALTLGVALGVLASGATAQQDATQAVYEGDSQSVENAAFLGGGSNVELVQFQSGLADLGLGSTGCTHQIVAGVEYLQLRATHSQQIAYVENNTVDLANNNEFIRYHQFEFSHDPSYRLYVGCRIPECGQEFRFTYSNFSSDGDFNSVAQVGPSGSGTVDIAAPFEVVPAGDGDTLFGNASVDLNNFDLACMKTIPLGCALGCSDCGDCCDPCGDGCCDPCGCWCPAWDITWTGAVRFADISSQLNYANNIVSTTAVPSRSAYSRVDFTGVGLRGGFLGRRYFGKTGMTSVFLKADLSLLVGDLDYSAVGTDATGSNVFTPSSISCTHVIPVTEIEAGGTVALTKSMNLSAGYLFSAWHDLGHRAEYNFAATTGGQLNSFDDANILAFDGWFLRAEGAF; encoded by the coding sequence ATGAGTAAGCTTCTGTGCGCAAGGTATGCGCTCACCCTGGGCGTCGCCCTGGGGGTTCTGGCCAGCGGCGCGACCGCTCAGCAGGACGCCACGCAGGCAGTCTACGAAGGCGACTCGCAAAGCGTTGAGAACGCGGCCTTCTTGGGCGGCGGCAGCAACGTTGAGCTCGTCCAGTTTCAGTCGGGCCTAGCCGACCTCGGGCTGGGCTCCACCGGGTGCACCCATCAGATCGTAGCGGGCGTTGAGTATCTACAGCTCCGCGCGACCCACAGCCAGCAGATCGCCTACGTCGAGAACAACACCGTCGACCTGGCCAACAACAACGAGTTCATCCGGTACCACCAGTTTGAGTTCAGCCACGACCCGTCGTACCGCCTGTACGTCGGTTGCCGGATTCCGGAGTGCGGGCAGGAGTTCCGCTTCACCTACTCCAACTTCAGCAGCGACGGCGACTTTAACAGCGTGGCGCAGGTCGGCCCGTCCGGCTCAGGCACGGTCGATATCGCCGCTCCGTTCGAGGTGGTCCCCGCCGGCGATGGCGACACCCTCTTCGGAAACGCCTCGGTCGACCTGAACAACTTCGACCTGGCCTGCATGAAGACCATCCCGCTCGGCTGCGCCCTGGGCTGCAGCGACTGCGGTGACTGCTGCGACCCCTGCGGCGACGGCTGCTGCGACCCCTGTGGTTGCTGGTGCCCCGCCTGGGACATTACCTGGACCGGCGCCGTGCGGTTCGCTGACATCAGCTCGCAGCTGAACTACGCCAACAACATCGTGAGCACCACCGCGGTGCCGAGCCGCAGCGCCTACAGCCGCGTGGACTTCACCGGCGTTGGTCTGCGGGGCGGGTTCCTGGGGCGCCGCTACTTTGGCAAGACGGGCATGACCAGCGTGTTCCTGAAGGCCGACCTCTCGCTGCTGGTGGGTGACCTGGACTACTCGGCCGTCGGCACCGACGCCACCGGGTCGAACGTCTTCACCCCGTCCAGCATCAGCTGCACCCACGTGATCCCGGTCACCGAGATCGAGGCCGGCGGCACCGTCGCGCTGACCAAGAGCATGAACCTGAGCGCTGGCTACCTGTTCTCCGCGTGGCACGACCTGGGGCACCGCGCCGAGTACAACTTTGCGGCCACCACCGGCGGCCAGCTCAACAGCTTCGACGACGCCAACATCCTGGCGTTCGACGGCTGGTTCCTGCGGGCCGAGGGCGCGTTCTAG
- a CDS encoding arsenate reductase ArsC, protein MNILFLCTGNSCRSQMAEGWARALKPDVLTAYSAGIEKHGLNPYAVRAMQEAGVDIRGQQSQTVADIGPVEFDVVVTVCGHADENCPVFTGAPRVVHQPFDDPPRLAADLTDDEAKMAVYRRVRDEIRQYVESLPGSLDT, encoded by the coding sequence ATGAACATCCTGTTCCTCTGCACCGGCAATTCGTGCCGCAGCCAGATGGCCGAGGGCTGGGCCCGCGCCCTTAAGCCCGACGTGCTTACCGCCTACTCCGCCGGGATCGAGAAGCACGGGCTCAACCCATATGCGGTGCGGGCCATGCAGGAAGCCGGGGTCGATATCCGTGGGCAGCAGTCGCAGACTGTGGCGGACATCGGGCCCGTTGAGTTCGATGTAGTCGTGACCGTGTGCGGGCACGCGGACGAGAACTGCCCCGTGTTTACCGGGGCGCCGCGAGTGGTGCACCAGCCGTTCGACGACCCGCCCCGGCTGGCGGCCGACCTGACCGACGACGAGGCCAAGATGGCGGTCTACCGGCGGGTGCGGGACGAGATCCGCCAGTACGTGGAGTCGCTGCCGGGCTCGCTGGATACGTAG